GCTGAAAGAGGAATAGAGAGATGAATTCAAAGAACAAATTGACCTTTTCAAAGGTGGTGGAAAGATTTTCCTACGGATGTGGGGATTTTGGATGCAATATTATTTATACGGCGATGTCAGCTTTCTTACTGTTTTATTATACAGATTATGCAAAGGTAAGTGCACTGGCTGTTGGAACCATCATGATGGTGTCGAGAATTTTCGATGGTATCAGCGATATTATCATGGGTGTGATCGTGGATCGTACAAAATCAAGATTCGGTAAAGCAAGACCATGGCTTCTTCGTATGTGTATCCCATTTGCAATTTCAGGGATTTTACTTTTTTCTGTACCGACAAGTTGGGCGGCAACACCGAAATTAGTTTATGTCTTTATTACGTATAATCTGGTATCTACCGTTATTTATACAGCAATCAATGTACCATATTCTGCATTGAACGCACTGATGACACAGGATCCATATGAAAGATCGGTATTAAGTATTTTCAGAAACCTGCTGGCAACTGCAGGAACCCTGACGATCAATACATTTACGTTACCTTTAGTTGAAACATTTGGAAATAATGCTTCTGCATGGACAAAGACCTTCTGCGTATTCGGTCTGGTAGCCGTTGCAGCTTTCCTGATCAACTTCTTCGGAACAAAAGAACGTGTAAAACCGGCATCGGCAGGGGAAGACGGAAAGGTAGAAGATGTACCGTTTAAAGAAGGAATCAAAGCTTTATTTAAGAATAAATACTGGATCATGATGACCGGAATGCTTGCATTATTCTTCTTAATGTACTCTGTAAATGGTGGGGCAACCGTTTACTATGCAAAAGATATTTTAGGTGACAGAAATCTGGTATCAACGATCAACGGAATTTTCAATGTAGTACAGATTCTTGCAATGTTCTTCATTGCAATGCTGGTAAAACGTCTTGGTAAGAGAAATGTATTTGCAATCGGTCTGGTACTTGATATTATCGGAATGCTGCTTTTGAATTTCGTGGGTGGCTCTATGGCAGGAATCGTGGTCTCCAGTGTGATACGTGGAATCGGTAATGCATGTGGCGGAGCAACTATGTGGGCAATGGTTTCAGATACCATCGATTATGGTGAGTGGAAGACCGGATATCGTACAGAAGGTCTGGTAAACAGTGCATGCAGCTTTGGATATAAGATTGGAAATGGTATTGGTTCTGCACTTCTTGGAATGATCCTGGAGGTTGGCGGATATGTAGGAGATGCAGCTGTTCAGAGTGCATCCGCACTCCGTTCAATCGAAGTCTGCTTCGTATGGATTCCGATCGCTGTTTATGTATGTGGTCTGATCATCATGAAATTCTGGAAACTGGATAAAGAGTTCCCGCAGATCATTGCAGACTTAAAAGCACGTCAGACAAAATAAAAAAATCATTGAATGAAAAGAGGCATCGGCGAAAGGCGGGTGCCTCTGCGGATAAAGAAGTAAGAGAGGTAAGGATCATGAAAGTTAAAGGAGTCAATCTTGGAAACTGGCTGGTACTGGAAAAATGGATGAGTCCGGCGTTATTTGCAGGAACAACAGCGGAAGATGAGTACTATCTGCCGAGACAGCTTTCCAAAGAAGTGTATGAGGCAAGAATTAAGATTCACCGTTCCGAATATATTACAGAACGTGATTTTGTGACGATCAAATCGATGGGAATGGAAGCTGTCCGGATTCCGGTTCCGTATTTTATATTTGGCGACAGAGAACCATTTATCGGATGTATCGAAGAACTGGACAAGGCATTTAACTGGGCAGAAGCGTATGGCTTACAGATTCTGATCGATCTTCATACCGCTCCGCTTGGTCAGAATGGATTTGACAACGGAGGAATTTGCGGCGTATGTAAATGGTCAAAGCATCCGGAAGAGGTTGAATTTGTCCTGTCTGTACTGGAGCGTCTGGCAGAGCGTTACGGGGAAAGAAAAGGCTTATGGGGAATTGAAGTGATCAATGAACCGGTGACAGAAAATATGTGGGAAACCATGAAGGTACCGGAGAGATATCCTGCAGTTGATCCTGAGCTGGCAGAGGGTTCCGGTCCGGTGACACTTGATTTTCTCAGAGGATTTTACAAAGACGCATACGACAGAATCCGGAAATATATGCCGGAAGAGAAATATGTGGTCATTCACGACGGATTTGAACTGAAAGCATGGAAGGGCTACATGCAGGAAGAAAAGTACAAGAATGTAGTCCTGGATACCCATCAGTATCTGATGGTTGCAGAGGCAAATGGCTGCGAGCAGACAATGGAAGGATATCTGAAGTATATCAGAGAACATTTTCAGAAAGATATTCAGGAAATGGAAGAATATTTCCCGGTGATCTGCGGAGAATGGTGCCTGTTCAATTCTCTGGCTTGTGGATGGGATACCAAAGGAGGACAGTCCGTATTGAATGGTCTGGACGGGGAAGTGGAAAGCTCCGTAAGTGATGAAGAAAAGAAAAAAATCTATCAGGCAGTGGCAGAAGCGCAGCTTGCGGCATGGAATACAGGAAGCGGATATTTCTACTGGAGCTATAAGCTGCTGACCGATACGGTTAATGACAAAGGCTGGACCGGATGGGACAGCTGGGATCTTGGAAGATGTGTGGACTTTGGCTGGTTCCCGAAGGTGTAAAGGCAGAAGGATATTTGGAATCCAGAAATGTTCTGACCGATTTTAATAGCAAGGTGATAATGGGATGCCAGAGAAAAAGAGAACGGCATCTGGTCATATAGGAGGAGAAATCATGATTCATAACCCGATTTTCAAAGGATTTAACCCGGACCCGTGCATTTGCAGAAAAGGGGACGATTATTATATAGCAGTATCAACATTTGAATGGATGCCTGGAATCCCGGTTTACCATTCCAAGGATATGAAGAACTGGGAACTGTACACACATGTACTGACAGATGACGAAGAAGTCGATCTGAAAAAGCTTCCGTCAGCAAAGGGAATCTGGGCACCGTGCCTGACTTATTGCGAGCAGGAGGATCTGTTCTATGTCGTATATGGAGTGATGAATTCCATGAACGCAAGATACTTTGATGTGGACAATTATGTGATTACGGCAAAAGACATCCGCGGACCGTGGAGCAAACCGGTCTATCTGCATTCAGCAGGATTTGATGCTTCCATGTTCCACGATGATGACGGAAGAAAATGGGTAGTATCTCTGGAGTGGGAGACCCGTGAAGGCTATGAGAAGCCGGGAGCAATCTGCATGATCGAATATTCACCAGAGAAGCAGGAAGTGATCGGATATCCAAAGCGTATCTGGAACGGTGGGACCGACCGGGGATGTATCGAAGCACCACATCTGACCAAGAGAAATGGTTATTATTACATTATGTGCGCAGAAGGTGGAACCGGATACAATCACTGTGTTACCATGGGACGGTCAAAAAATGTATGGGGACCATATGAAGGCGATCCGATGAACCCAATCGTAACGAGTGTACCGGGCATATCTTATGAACGTCAGGATCCGGATCATCTGAAACCGAAATATTATAATCCGGACAGCGTTCTTCAGAAATCCGGTCATGCAAGCTATGTGGAAACTTCCCTTGGAGAAGTGTATCTTGTCCATCTGTGCGCAAGACCATTTGCACCGGAGCTGCGCTGTACACTGGGACGTGAGACTGCAATCCAGAAAATGAAGTGGACAGAAGACGGATGGCTTCGGATGTATGATGATGACAATCTTGCAAAAGAGTATGTGGAAGAGAGCGGGCTTCCGGAGTACCCGGTTCCGCAGATTCCGTCATTCGATGATTTCGATGGAGAAGAGCTTGGCAACTGGTACTATGCGCCGAGAATCATGCCGCAGAGATTTGCAGATGTGAAGGCTCGCCCGGGTTATGTGAGAATTCGCGGACAGGAATCCAGAACCTCTCTGAACAAAGTAAGTATTCTGGCAAGAAAGCTGACCAGCGTCTATGCAAGGGTGACAACCAAAATGGAATTCAAGCCGGAAACCCATCAGCACAGCGCCGGACTGATCATGTATTATGACAACATGAACTACATCAACCTTCGTAAATATTACAGCCAGACACTGGGACAGAGTGCACTTTCCATCATCCATCTGGAAAATGGAACCAAGACAGAACTTCTGAATACCCGTATTCCGGTAGAGGATGTGCCGATCTATCTGCGGCTGAATATTGAGGGGAGAAAGTCCTGGTTCGAGTGGAGCTATGACGGAGAGCAGTTTGTGAAAATCGGCGGACCATTTGATACAACAAAATTCTCGGATGAATACTGCAAATATGGTGAGTTTACAGGAACATTTGTAGGACTGACCTGCGCGGACAGAGTGCTGCATAAGCATTATGCGGACTTTGATTTCTTCGAGTATGTTGCGGATGAGGAGAAAGGGATGCCGAGATAAGTGATGAGATAGAAATATAAGTGTGTTTTTGTGAGATGATAAAAAGATCCTGCTAAAATCAAAGCTTGTTTAGGCAGTGGTTTTATACAGGATCTTTTTTAGAAAATGAGATTTTTCATTAATTACACGGTGTAATGGATAAAATAACCATAATGTGCTGATTATGCACTTTTTTCAATTTTCTCGATAATGTTATTGATTATGGAAATATCTGTTTCCAGTTCATCTGCTATCGTGTCTGGAGTTTTATTTTTGGCAAGTTTTTTTTCAACCATTTCGGTAAGCAGTTTTTCTTTTCCGGATTCTATTAATTCATCTAAAGCTGTACACATATTAAATTGACCTCCTTCTTTTTCTGACGCTGCATAGTTTATCAGTTCC
The sequence above is drawn from the Coprococcus comes ATCC 27758 genome and encodes:
- a CDS encoding glycoside hydrolase family 43 protein — its product is MIHNPIFKGFNPDPCICRKGDDYYIAVSTFEWMPGIPVYHSKDMKNWELYTHVLTDDEEVDLKKLPSAKGIWAPCLTYCEQEDLFYVVYGVMNSMNARYFDVDNYVITAKDIRGPWSKPVYLHSAGFDASMFHDDDGRKWVVSLEWETREGYEKPGAICMIEYSPEKQEVIGYPKRIWNGGTDRGCIEAPHLTKRNGYYYIMCAEGGTGYNHCVTMGRSKNVWGPYEGDPMNPIVTSVPGISYERQDPDHLKPKYYNPDSVLQKSGHASYVETSLGEVYLVHLCARPFAPELRCTLGRETAIQKMKWTEDGWLRMYDDDNLAKEYVEESGLPEYPVPQIPSFDDFDGEELGNWYYAPRIMPQRFADVKARPGYVRIRGQESRTSLNKVSILARKLTSVYARVTTKMEFKPETHQHSAGLIMYYDNMNYINLRKYYSQTLGQSALSIIHLENGTKTELLNTRIPVEDVPIYLRLNIEGRKSWFEWSYDGEQFVKIGGPFDTTKFSDEYCKYGEFTGTFVGLTCADRVLHKHYADFDFFEYVADEEKGMPR
- a CDS encoding MFS transporter; the protein is MNSKNKLTFSKVVERFSYGCGDFGCNIIYTAMSAFLLFYYTDYAKVSALAVGTIMMVSRIFDGISDIIMGVIVDRTKSRFGKARPWLLRMCIPFAISGILLFSVPTSWAATPKLVYVFITYNLVSTVIYTAINVPYSALNALMTQDPYERSVLSIFRNLLATAGTLTINTFTLPLVETFGNNASAWTKTFCVFGLVAVAAFLINFFGTKERVKPASAGEDGKVEDVPFKEGIKALFKNKYWIMMTGMLALFFLMYSVNGGATVYYAKDILGDRNLVSTINGIFNVVQILAMFFIAMLVKRLGKRNVFAIGLVLDIIGMLLLNFVGGSMAGIVVSSVIRGIGNACGGATMWAMVSDTIDYGEWKTGYRTEGLVNSACSFGYKIGNGIGSALLGMILEVGGYVGDAAVQSASALRSIEVCFVWIPIAVYVCGLIIMKFWKLDKEFPQIIADLKARQTK
- a CDS encoding glycoside hydrolase family 5 protein produces the protein MKVKGVNLGNWLVLEKWMSPALFAGTTAEDEYYLPRQLSKEVYEARIKIHRSEYITERDFVTIKSMGMEAVRIPVPYFIFGDREPFIGCIEELDKAFNWAEAYGLQILIDLHTAPLGQNGFDNGGICGVCKWSKHPEEVEFVLSVLERLAERYGERKGLWGIEVINEPVTENMWETMKVPERYPAVDPELAEGSGPVTLDFLRGFYKDAYDRIRKYMPEEKYVVIHDGFELKAWKGYMQEEKYKNVVLDTHQYLMVAEANGCEQTMEGYLKYIREHFQKDIQEMEEYFPVICGEWCLFNSLACGWDTKGGQSVLNGLDGEVESSVSDEEKKKIYQAVAEAQLAAWNTGSGYFYWSYKLLTDTVNDKGWTGWDSWDLGRCVDFGWFPKV